Proteins encoded by one window of Vitis riparia cultivar Riparia Gloire de Montpellier isolate 1030 chromosome 11, EGFV_Vit.rip_1.0, whole genome shotgun sequence:
- the LOC117924942 gene encoding dynein light chain 1, cytoplasmic-like, translating into MLEGKAVIKESDMPVKMQKQAMASASQALDIYDVSDCVSIAAHIKKEFDGLFGCGWQCVVGSNFGCFFTHSQGTFIYFAMETLNFLVFKAPSSSPS; encoded by the exons ATGTTGGAAGGAAAAGCAGTGATAAAGGAATCAGACATGCCAGTGAAGATGCAGAAGCAAGCCATGGCTTCTGCTTCTCAAGCCCTCGACATCTATGATGTTTCTGACTGCGTCTCCATAGCGGCCCACATCAAGAAG GAATTTGATGGGTTATTTGGGTGTGGGTGGCAATGTGTGGTGGGTTCAAACTTTGGTTGTTTCTTCACTCATTCGCAAGGGACCTTCATTTATTTTGCAATGGAGACCCTCAATTTCCTCGTCTTCAAGGCACCCTCTTCTTCCCCTTCTTGA
- the LOC117925111 gene encoding protein CONTINUOUS VASCULAR RING 1-like — MGDEKSSIVMATRERDRELLIPVSDSVNDDDASSKPSSSASSSHHPGRETFYKVVRSWASKKFMTGCVILFPIAITFYITWWFIHFVDGFFSPIYAQLGINIFGLGFITSITFIFLVGVFMSSWLGASVLGLGEWFIKRMPFVRHIYSASKQISAAISPDQNTQAFKEVAIIRHPRIGEYAFGFITSSVVLQSYTGEEELCCVYVPTNHLYIGDIFLVNCKDVIRPNLSVREGIEIVVSGGMSMPQILSTVDSRITTVDRSRPERG, encoded by the exons ATGGGCGATGAAAAATCGTCTATCGTGATGGCCACTAGAGAGCGAGATCGCGAGCTTCTCATCCCTGTCTCCGATTCCGTCAACGATGACGATGCCTCCTCCAAGCCGTCCTCCTCCGCGTCGTCTTCCCACCATCCCGGCAGAGAG ACTTTTTACAAAGTTGTTAGGAGCTGGGCTTCAAAGAAGTTCATGACTGGATG TGTCATCCTATTTCCAATAGCAATCACTTTCTATATAACCTGGTGGTTTATTCATTTTGTGGATGGCTTTTTCTCTCCAATCTATGCACAGCTTGgaattaatatttttg GTCTTGGGTTCATAACTTCCATTACCTTCATTTTCTTGGTTGGAGTATTTATGTCATCATGGTTGGGTGCATCCGTTCTGGGCCTGGGGGAGTGGTTTATCAAACGAATGCCTTTTGTTCGTCATATTTACAGTGCCTCGAAGCAAATTAGTGCTGCCATATCACCGG ATCAGAACACACAGGCATTCAAAGAAGTGGCCATTATAAGGCATCCACGTATTGGTGAATATGCATTTGGGTTCATCACTTCATCTGTAGTCCTCCAG AGTTATACCGGAGAGGAGGAGCTATGCTGTGTCTATGTTCCCACCAACCATCTTTACATTGGTGATATATTCCTTGTTAACTGCAAGGATGTAATTAGACCAAACCTATCAGTTCGGGAAGGAATTG AAATTGTCGTGTCCGGTGGCATGTCAATGCCCCAGATCCTGTCGACAGTGGATTCAAGGATTACGACGGTGGATAGAAGTAGGCCCGAAAGAGGATGA
- the LOC117924940 gene encoding centromere-associated protein E-like, which yields MPQDSRRSVGYRSFVTCDDPKGVVECGTIRKSKNDSKKLKHKIESRGTPKKSITSLICKEERREMESKGITEGLNNPSTFQLLEVSRGARKLNKMIDSWSQGPSIDEQSNDIAKDLLKGALDLQESLIMLGKLQEASRYMAQLKKKQKEKSERGRNEELGSERMNSNRFGDCNYHMGFQKPRLSVDGSSRNSTEELKRVIRDSFARQNLTQSIAAQEKSCFNRRKLDSALEFPSASSSQSSLVHSDDTPFADSLSPVDSSKKTKGPNLIAKLMGLEEFPSKQFQTISQKHSEGGKTPNQKRPLFDIDMPKVRKSQSAVQKVDLERRTLKEILETMQFKGLLKCNSAKGLEPKALHSRTSHSKERLIDDMPPIVLIKPLPFPCLESKQLLAPNCIREAALDTKKILRKLKQKEEVPLKTIHCEEGILNSTEMSRKLEAEKKPVKRIREEGDRYCKELVRKSEEKEAKTKEKASNKMKAGVSVNQQAQKKEMIDKKADNIQKATPTNRRRKTTEESVKSNNVSKSQDQAEVTSKMLRKPEIGTNISKNQTSRRHSKATNAITKDTSQSILHDSASQKIQTKKEKPVRERRAANLVEEDLGCQADGKRIDLTCENNSVVERIDTTLADEFPLKEETDTSGLQIEEYRSNDPCSLQEVTMLSPQHEKSVKPAEEVSDHIVPSRMKRKSSKAITNLKALLSSNSSFLSRADEIFDLNVTQPTPLQTTDINDFGVANPRLSLDCAHELMELKSLQDSQTAHPLSQTSLGNSIACISLDQLVDEVCDGVEHLRSYSKLAGENLPTDSIYAMLHCDLKFKGPITGIWNLGWRNGFSTDEVEQVVVDIQKLVLNRLIEDILIDFAL from the exons ATGCCTCAAGACAGTCGAAGATCAGTTGGCTACAGATCATTTGTCACATGTGATGATCCGAAAGGTGTTGTTGAATGTGGGACAATCAGAAAATCCAAGAAtgattcaaaaaaattgaagcaTAAGATTGAAAGTCGAGGAACGCCCAAGAAATCGATTACATCTTTGATTTGCAaggaagagagaagggagatgGAATCTAAAGGGATCACAGAAGGATTAAATAATCCATCTACGTTTCAACTCTTGGAGGTGTCTAGAGGAGCTCGGAAGCTGAACAAAATGATTGATTCATGGTCTCAGGGGCCAAGCATTGATGAGCAGTCCAACGATATTGCTAAAGATTTGTTGAAAGGAGCTCTTGACTTGCAGGAGTCTCTAATCATGCTCGGCAAGTTACAGGAGGCGTCACGGTATATGGCTCAGTTGAAGAAAAAGCAGAAGGAGAAGTcagaaagaggaagaaatgaagaattgGGGTCTGAAAGAATGAACTCCAATCGATTTGGAGACTGCAATTACCATATGGGATTTCAAAAGCCAAGGCTTTCTGTTGATGGGTCTTCAAGGAATTCTACTGAGGAACTTAAGAGAGTGATTAGAGACAGCTTCGCCAGGCAGAATCTCACGCAGAGCATAGCTGCTCAAGAAAAGTCTTGTTTTAACCGAAGAAAATTAGACTCAGCTTTGGAATTCCCATCAGCAAGCTCGAGCCAATCTTCATTGGTTCACTCTGATGACACTCCTTTTGCTGACTCGCTTTCACCAGTGGATTCCTCGAAGAAGACAAAAGGGCCGAATTTGATTGCCAAGCTTATGGGTCTAGAAGAATTCCCCTCAAAACAATTCCAGACCATTTCCCAAAAGCATTCGGAGGGTGGGAAGACACCAAATCAGAAGAGACCTCTCTTTGATATCGATATGCCAAAGGTGAGGAAGTCTCAGTCTGCTGTCCAGAAGGTGGATTTGGAGCGGAGGACGCTGAAGGAAATACTTGAGACCATGCAATTTAAAGGACTTCTGAAATGCAATTCTGCTAAAGGCCTTGAGCCTAAGGCCCTGCATTCCAGGACTTCCCATTCCAAAGAAAGGTTGATTGATGATATGCCACCTATTGTACTTATAAAACCTCTTCCTTTTCCATGTCTAGAATCAAAGCAGCTCCTTGCACCAAATTGCATTCGGGAAGCAGCTTTAGACACTAAGAAGATTCTCAGAAAACTGAAGCAAAAGGAAGAGGTTCCACTGAAGACAATTCACTGTGAAGAAGGGATTTTGAATTCCACTGAGATGTCTAGGAAACTGGAAGCTGAAAAGAAGCCGGTCAAAAGGATAAGAGAGGAAGGTGATAGGTACTGTAAAGAGTTAGTTCGGaaatcagaagaaaaagaagccAAGACTAAGGAGAAAGCTTCAAACAAGATGAAAGCTGGTGTTTCTGTGAATCAACAAGCGCAGAAAAAGGAGATGATTGACAAGAAAGCTGACAACATCCAAAAGGCGACACCCACAAACAGGAGGAGGAAAACTACAGAGGAGAGCGTGAAATCCAACAATGTGTCAAAATCTCAAGATCAAGCAGAGGTAACTTCTAAAATGCTCAGAAAGCCTGAAATTGGAACAAACATCTCAAAGAATCAGACTTCCCGACGACATAGTAAAGCCACAAATGCCATCACAAAAGACACATCACAATCCATATTGCATGACTCAGCCAGTCAAAAGATTCAGACAAAGAAGGAAAAGCCAGTCAGGGAGAGACGGGCAGCTAATTTAGTT GAGGAGGATTTAGGATGCCAAGCTGATGGCAAGAGGATTGATCTGACATGTGAAAACAACTCTGTTGTGGAAAGAATCGACACTACGCTTGCAGATGAATTCCCTTTGAAGGAGGAAACAGACACCTCTGGACTTCAAATTGAAG AATACCGCAGCAACGATCCATGTTCACTGCAGGAAGTTACAATGCTGAGCCCCCAACATGAAAAGAGTGTCAAACCTGCCGAAGAAGTTTCTGATCATATTGTTCCCAGTAGAATGAAGAGGAAAAGCTCTAAAGCCATTACCAATCTGAAAGCTTTGCTCTCAAGCAATTCATCATTCCTCAGTCGTGCTGATGAGATATTTGATCTCAATGTGACTCAACCAACTCCTTTGCAAACAACAGACATCAATGATTTTGGAGTAGCTAATCCGCGACTCTCTTTAGACTGTGCACATGAACTCATGGAACTCAAAAGCCTTCAAGATTCTCAAACAGCACATCCTCTGTCGCAAACCAGCTTGGGGAATTCAATAGCCTGCATCTCTCTGGACCAGTTGGTGGATGAAGTCTGTGATGGGGTTGAGCATCTCAGAAGCTATAGTAAGCTTGCTGGTGAGAATCTTCCTACAGATAGCATCTACGCAATGCTGCATTGTGATCTAAAGTTCAAGGGACCGATAACTGGAATATGGAATTTGGGGTGGAGGAATGGCTTTTCTACAGATGAAGTTGAGCAAGTTGTGGTTGATATACAGAAGTTAGTTTTAAACAGGTTGATCGAGGATATACTTATAGATTTTGCGCTTTAG